From Chloroflexota bacterium:
ATCGACGCCGTTGGGGATGACCTCGACCGGCGCATCCGCTCGCAGAGCCCGCAGCGTGTCGGCGTCCTCCGGCGAGGTCACGGCGACCCGGTCAAACCTGGACATCAGGTACGACTCGTAGCGGCGCGTCGGGCTCAGCTCGACGGCGGCGACCGCCCGCTGCATCATGCTGTGGCTGTTGTCCCGCGTCCGCTCCCACAGCAGTGAGATCGCGTCAACCGAATCAAAGATGCGCGGCATCTCCGGCGGGAGCGCGGCTTCGATGAACGCCGCCCGCAGATGCTCCACATGCACCACGTCGAACGGCTCGGACGCGAGCATGGCTCGCAGCTCACGGGCAGCCGTGGGGGCCGCTCCAACGACGCTCTGAAGCGACGCCCGCTGGACCACCGCGGCGCCGCAATTCACGACGGCGCGCAGTCTGGTTTGCGGCGCGACCCGCACCGTGCGAACAAACGGAGCGATCTCGGCAAGCTCCGCCGTCGATGGGCTGGCGCCGACGATCAGCAGCGACACGGCGTGATCTCGCGCCAGTTCCCGGATCAGGTTGTACGGCCGCACGCGGATGAGCGACGGCGCATACGGGAGAACCATCAGCATCTTCATGGCACGCTCACCTGATCCTGACTGCAGTTGAGGCGACGCGGCAGGCGGACATCAGCCGGCGCTTCCGCATGTGATATCGACAGGCCTGCTCGCGCGGGCCTGCC
This genomic window contains:
- a CDS encoding glycosyltransferase, with the protein product MKMLMVLPYAPSLIRVRPYNLIRELARDHAVSLLIVGASPSTAELAEIAPFVRTVRVAPQTRLRAVVNCGAAVVQRASLQSVVGAAPTAARELRAMLASEPFDVVHVEHLRAAFIEAALPPEMPRIFDSVDAISLLWERTRDNSHSMMQRAVAAVELSPTRRYESYLMSRFDRVAVTSPEDADTLRALRADAPVEVIPNGVDLGYFTMHERQTLSNTLVFSGKMSYHANVTAALHLARDILPLVKARIPDVRLRIVGSDPPPIVRALAQDPSITVTGWVPDLRLAIATATVAVCPVTVKVGIQNKILEAMALEVPVVASEQGALGLQARPGEDLLVGRGAPALAEHLVGLLVNPPERERLARAGRRYVERHHQWAAAADAFARLYSEAMALRGRSAQAV